In Actinomycetes bacterium, the DNA window CGCCAGCACCGGACCACCGCTCACGACCTGACCCGTCCACCCGTCCGACAGGACCCGACCGGAAACCCAAACGTGGAAGAGCCGGAGCACCCGGCGGCATCACCACGCCCACACGCAGGCGACTCACCACACCGACATCAACGCCGCCATCCCCGGGCAATGCGGTGGATCCGGGCTTAGCGCCGGGGCTGGTCCTCGGCGCGGGCCCGGGACGGCTGCACCCGCTTCGGCTCGCCCGGCATCTTCGGGTAGTTCGGCGGGTAGGGCAGGTCCGTGAGTCCCCGCTGCCGCTCGTCCCGCTCGTACCACTCCAGCAGCGGCGTGATGTCGTGCGCGACGTCGTCGATAGCGGCGTGCAAGTCCCCCAGCTCGGCGAACCGGCCCGGCATGGTCACCACCGTGAAGTCCTCCGCCTCGACGTCGGGCAGCTCGGCCCAGGTGACCGGCGCGGAGACCAGACCGTCCGCGCGGCGCCGGGCGCTGTAGGCGCTGGCGATCGTCCGGTCCCGGGCGTTCTGGTTGTAGTCGACGAACACCTGCGCCCCCCGCTCCTCCTTCCACCAGCGGGTGGTGACCTCCATCGGTGCCCGGCGCTCCACCTCTCGGGCGAACGCGATGGCGGCCTGCCGCACCTGCGTGAACGTCCAGCGCGGCTGAATCCGGACGTAGACGTGCACCCCTCGGTTGCCGGAGGTCTTCGGAAAGCCGACCCAGCCCAGCTGGTCCATGATCGGGTGCACGAGGTTCGTGGCCACCCGGCGGGCGTCGACGAACCCGGTGCCCGGCTGCGGGTCGAGGTCGATGCGCAGCTCGTCCGGATGGTCCACGTCGGTGCACCGGGCGTGCCAGGGGTGGAACGTGACGGTGCCCAGGTTGGCCGCCCAGGCCACCGCGGCGACCTCCTCCACCCGCAGGGCGTCCGCGTGCCGTCCGGACGGGAACGCCACCCGGCAGGTGGGGATCCAGTCCGGCGCGTGCGTCGGCAGCCGCTTCTGATAGATCTCCTCCCCCGTCACGCCATCCGGGAACCGCTGCAGGTAGGTGGGGCGGGAGCGCAGCCCACGCAGCACCCCGTCCCCGACGGACACGTAGTACTCGACGAGGTGCCGCTTGGTGCCAGCCGCCTGGCCCAGCTGCGGGAAGTAGACCTTGTCCGGGTTGCTCACCCGGACCGTGCGCTGCCCGACCTGGAGCTCGATGGCGGGGATCGGGGCCATCCCCTGACGCTACCGGGGACTCCGCCAAGTGGCGAGCGCGACTTCGTCGTAGTGTCGGATCATGTCGCACCGTGTGGAGAAGTCCGAAAAGGAGTGGCGCCAACAGCTCACCCGTGAGGAGTACCGGGTGCTGCGGGAGGCCGCGACCGAGCGCGCGTTCACCGGCGAGTACGTCGAGACGGACACGACCGGCGTCTACACCTGCCGAGCCTGCGGGGCCGAGCTGTTCCGCTCGGCCGCGAAGTTCGAGAGCCGCTGTGGCTGGCCGTCGTTCTACCAGCCGACCGATACGGACGCCGTCGAGCTCGTCGAGGACCACTCGCTGGGGATGGACCGGGTCGAGGCGCGCTGCGCGAGCTGCGGCAGCCACCTCGGGCACGTCTTCGAGGGCGAGGGCTACCCGGTGCCGACCGACCAGCGGTGGTGCATCAACTCGGTCAGCCTGCGACTGGTCCCCAAGGATCCGACGGCCTGACCGTCAGCGCAGCGGCAGCGCCTTGCCGGGGTTGAGGATCCCGGCCGGGTCCCAGGCCCGCTTCACCGCGTGGTGCAGCGAGACCGCGGCGTCGTCCAGCTCGTCGTCCAGGCGACGCCGCTTCATCAGCCCCACCCCGTGCTCCCCAGTCACCGTGCCGCCCAGTTCGAGGGCCAGCACGAGCAGGTCGTCGAAGGCCAGCAGCGCCCGCTGCGCTGCCTCCTCGTCGCCGCGCGGGTAGATCACGGTGGGGTGCAGGTTGCCGTCACCGGCATGCCCGAACGTCCCGATGGTGAGCCCGCGGCGGTCGGCGACGTCCTCGATCCGGGCGATCGCCTCGGCCAGCCGGGACCGGGGCACCGCGATGTCGTCCAGCAGCCAGTCGCCGAGCCACTCCAGCGCGTGGATCGCCATCCGGCGCGCGCCGAGCAGCTGCTCGGCCTCCACCGGGTCGGTCGACCGGTGCCCCTCGACGGCGCCGGCCGTCTCGCAGGCGGCCAGCATGGCGTCGGCCTCGGCCTCGCCAGCCGCGCCGGGCAGGTCGCTCTGGGCCAGCAGCAGAGCGGCCGCGTCGGTGTCCAGCCCCATCGGCTGGAATGCCTCCACCGCACGCACCGTGGTCCGGTCCATGAGCTCGAGCAGGGACGGCGTGGTCGTGGCCAGGATCGTCTGGACGGCGCGCCCCGCGGCCACCACGTCGTCGAACAGACCGACCACTGTCGTGGGGGGTGGCGGCAGCGGCCGCAGCCGCAGCCGTGCCTGCGTGACGACGCCGAGGGTGCCCTCGCTGCCCACCATCAGCCCGAGCAGGTCGTAGCCGGCCACTCCCTTGACGCTGCGCCGCCCCAGGTGGGTGACCCGGCCGTCGGCCAGCACCACCTCCAGGCCCAGCACCGAGTCGCGGGTCACCCCGTACTTCACACAGCACAGCCCGCCGGCGTTGGTGTTGACGTTGCCGCCGATCGAGCAGAAGTCCTTCGACGCCGGGTCGGGCGCGTACCAGAGCCCGTAAGGCCGGACGTGGTCCCGCAGCTGGGTGTTGAGCACGCCCGGCTGGACGTCGGCGAACCCGTCGTGCTCGTGCACCCGGGTGACCTCGTCCATCTTCTCCAGGCTCAGCACGATCCCGCCGTCGACGGCGTTCGACCCGCCGGCCAGGCCGGAGCCGGCGCCCCGGGGCACCACCGGCACGCGCAGGGCGTGTGCGGCCCGCAGCACGGTCTGCACCTGCCCGGTGCTGCGGGCGAAGACCACCGCCAGCGGCTGCCCGGACGGCGTCCCGGTGGAGCGGTCGTGCGTGTAGGAGGGCACCCGGTCCGGGTCGGTCACCATGGCGCCGTCCGGCAGGGCGTTCCCGAGCAGCTCGACGAGGTCGGATGACGCTGGGAGGTCCACCCGAGGAACCTAGCGCGGCCCCATCCAACCGCGCCGGTCAGCCGCTGGGGACCAGCACCGCCCGGCGGAGCACGGCCAGCGCCGCCCCGGAGGTCTCCACCGGCTGGGGGGGCTCGGCCGCCGGCATCAGGCCGGCCCACACCGCGTCGACCGAGTGGTGCAGCCGGTACTGGCGTGGGGCCGCGCCGAGGGCACCCGGGACGGTGTTCTCCAGGAACCCGGCCGAGAACACCAGCAGCAGGTGGCCGGGGTCGAGGGTCCCAGTGACGAGGCCGTCAGCCCCCGGCATGAGCGGGACGACGTTACCGGCGTCATGGGCCACGGCCGGTGCCGGGGACGCGAGCAGGCAGGAGGTCACCCGGCCGTCGGGGAACAGGTCGACCAGCGTGGCCGAGAAGCCGGCCGACGGGTCGCTGCGCCGGACGGTCCGGTCGAGCAGCTCGGCCACCCCGCTGAGCGGGGCGGCCGCGAGCGTCTCGCGCAGCACCAGCCGCGGCAGCAGGTCGGGCAGCTCCCGCCGCACGGCGGGCCGTGCGGCCACCTCGCCGACGACCATCCGGAGCCGGTCATGGGAGCGGGCCGCGAGCGCGATGCCCCCGTGGACACCGCCGCCGCAGCCGTCCCACGGCGCGAGCGGGCCGGAGGCGTGCAGCCGCAGGCTGGTGTCGAGCGGCGCGGTGCTCAGCGCCGGCGCGATGCTCATGTCAGGAGACGGCAGCCGACACGCCGGCCGGGGCCGACTGCTCGATCTGCAGCACCCGCCACAGGCCGGTCCGGTGCAGCAGCTCCAGGGTGCGCCGGTTGGGCCGGCGCAGCACCACCCCGCCCCCACGGACCCGGCAGGCCCGGTGCGTCCACAGCAGCGCGGCCACCGCCGTCGACGACAGCTGCTCCACCTGCGACACGTCCACGATGAGCACCCGGGCGCCAGCCAGCACCAGGTCGTGCAGCTCCCAGCGCAGGGTCGCGACCCCGTCCGCAACCATGTCGTCGGTCAGCTCGAGGACAGCCTCATCGGTGATGCCGTCGAAGCGCGGAGCGCTCTGCATGGTTCCTCCCGATGCGAGTCAGACCGGCGGGTCCGGTCCCGGTGGCCACCGAACCCTGCACCCCACCCTGCCCCGGACAGGTGACAGTCGAACCTCCCGTCTCTTTGCGGTTTCATGACGGGCCGCACCCGAGGGTGCTGGGGACGCCGAGGTCGGGGTCGACTCCTGGCAGCATGAAGGGGTGTCGCCACCACGCCTGCTCGTCGTCGAGGACGACGACCACATCCGAGCCGCCCTGAGGCTGGCCCTCGAGGACGAGGGTTACGAGGTCGTCGAGGCGGCCAGCGGAGAGGACGGCCTGGTCGTGGCCGGCCAGACCCCGGCCGACGTCATGCTCGTCGACCTCATGCTCGGCGGCATGGACGGGTTCAGCTTCATCCGGGAGATCCGCCGGTCCAGCGACGTCCCCATCGTCGTGGTGAGCGCCCGCGCCGACACCCACGACATCGTGGCCGGGCTGGAGGCGGGCGCCGACGACTACGTGACCAAGCCGTTCCAGGTCAAGGAGATCAGCGCCCGGCTGCGGGCACTGCTGCGCCGGACGCGGGGCGGCGCCGATCCTGGCGGGGACGACGAGGTCGTCATCGACCCGGGGTCGGGCGACCACCCGCCGCTCGTGCTGGCGCCGGGGCGCGGCGCCCTGCTGCGCGGCGGCGAGGAGGTGCACCTCACCCTCACCGAGTTCCGGCTGCTGTGCGAGCTCGCCTCCGCGCCGGGACGCGTGTTCAGCCGGGCCAGCCTGCTCACACGTGTGTGGGACCGCGGCTTCTTCGGCGACGAACGGATCGTCGACGTCCACGTCCGGCGGCTGCGCACCAAGATGGAGCCCGACCCTGGCAACCCCCGCTTCGTCATGACGGTGCGCGGTCTCGGATACCGGCTCGACCGGGCGTGACCGAGCCCCGCTGGCACCTACGCAGGCCCCGGGGCCTGCGGGACCGGGTCACGCTTGCGTTCAGCCTCGCCGCGTTCCTGATCTCCGTGGTGCTCGCCGGGTCCACCTACCTCGCAGCGAGGACGATCCTCATCGACCAGCGGGAGGGGACGGCGACCCGACAGGCGTACGTCGACGCGAACTTCGTGCGGGACCGGCTGACCGGCTCGGACACGACGGTCCCCGGCGTGCTGGCGGCGCTGAACCCGCCCAGCCAGTCGTTCGCCTTGATCAGCAGCTCCAGCCAGTGGTTCACGTCGGCACTGGCCATCGGCCCGGAGGCGCTGCCCAGCGCCCTGCGGGACCTCGTGCAAGCCGGCACGCCAGCCCACCAGCGCACCACGGTCGGGGGTGTGCCGGCCTTCGTGATCGGGGTGCCCATCCCGAGCGTCGGTGCGGACTACTACGAGGTGTCGCAGCTGACCGAGTTGGACAGCGCGCTGCGGGTGCTCAGCGGCGTCCTGCTGCTCGCAGCCGCCGTGACCACCGGGCTCGGGACCTTCCTCGGCCGTCGGCTCAGCCGGCTGGCCCTGCAACCCCTCGACGCGGTGGCCGGAACCGCCGCCGAGATCGCCTCCGGCGGCCTGGACACCCGGCTGCCGCCGACCAACGACCCCGACCTGGCCACCATCGTCGGCTCGTTCAACAGCATGGTCGACGCGCTGCAGCAGCGCATCGAGCGGGAGGCCCGGTTCGTGGGCGACGTGAGCCACGAGCTGCGGTCCCCGCTCACTACCCTGGTCACCTCGGTCGACGTCCTGCAGGGGCGCAGGGACGAGCTGCCCGAGCGGTCGCAGCGGGCCCTGGACCTCGTGCACGCCGAGCTGGACCGGTTCCGCCGGACCCTGGACGACCTGCTCGAGCTGGCCCGGTCCGAGGCGGGGCTGGACGACAAGGAGCTGGGGCTGGTGTCCCTGGACGAGCTGGTCCGACAGACGCTGCTGGGCAGCGGCCGCTCGACCGACCTGCTGCAGGTGGTGTCGCCGGTGGTGGTGCGCGCCGACAAGCGTCGGCTGGAGCGGGCCGTGCTGAACCTTCTGGACAACGCCGACCGGCACGGCGACGGGGTGGTCGCCGTCTCGGTGCGGACCTCCGGCGCCCGGGCGCTGGTGCTGGTCGACGACGCGGGCGCGGGGGTTCCGGCCGAGGAACGGGAGCGGATCTTCGAGCGCTTCGCCAGGGGTCCGGGAGGGACCCGGAAGTCGCCGGGGGCTGGTCTCGGGCTGGCGCTGGTCGACGAGACCGCACGGCTGCACGGCGGGGCGGTCCGGTGCGTGGACCGGCCGGGCGGGGGCGCCCGGTTCGTGCTGTCCCTGCCGAGGGCGGCCCGGTGAACGTCCGACGGCTGCGGCTGGTCACCGGCCTGCTGGCGGGGGTGCTGGCTCTGGCCGGCTGCGGGGTGCCGGTCGAAGTGGCGCCGTCCCCGATCGACCCGAGCAGCGTGCCGTTCGGGCTCAGCGACGCGGGGCCGAGCTCGGAGACGGCCAGCCCGTCACCGACCACGGCCGTCAACGCACCCACGGTGTACCTGGTGGACGCGACCCGGCCCACGACCTACCTGGTCCCCCGCTCCCGCTCGGGCGAGCTGCCGACTGACTCGGTGGGGGCGCTTCAGGTGGTGCTGCTCGACCTCGCGCAGGGCCCCAACGCCGACGACCGTGCGCTCGGCCTGACCAGCGCGGTGCCTCCGGGGGCGGTGCTGACGGTGGCCCAGCTGTCGAACGGCACGGCCACCATCGACATGTCCGGCGACTTCGCGAACCCGCCGGTGGCCGAGCAGCCACAGTTCGCCGGGCAGATCGTGCTCAGCGCGACCTCGGTGCCCGGCGTGGACCAGGTCCTGCTCACCAGCAACGGCCAGCAGCTGCAGCTGCCCGTCGCGGACGGGTCGATCACCGGTCTGCCGCTCACCGCGACGGACTACAGCTCGCTGCTCGCCCCGACGTCGGCGTCGTCCTCGCCGTCCGGCTGACGCTCAGGGCAGGTCGGCGACCAGCTCGGTGACCGGACGGCGACGTCCGGTGTAGAAAGGCACCTCCTCGCGCACGTGCAGCCGGGCCCGGGAGGCGCGCAGGTGGCGCATCAGGTCCACGATGCGGTGCAGCTCGTCGGCCTCGAACGCCAGCACCCACTCGTAGTCGCCCAGCGCGAACGCGGACACCGTGTTGGCCCGCACATCCGGGTAGCCGCGCGCCATCTGCCCGTGCTCGGCGAGCATGGCCCGGCGTTCGTCGTCCGGCAGCAGGTACCAGTCGTAGGAGCGCACGAACGGGTACACGCACACGTAGGCACGGGCCTCCTCCTCGGCGAGGAAGGCCGGCACGTGGCTCTTGTTGAACTCGGCCGGGCGGTGCAGGGCCGCCACCGACCACACCGGGCTGCACGCCCGTCCCAGCCCGGTGCGGCGCAGCCGCTGGTACGCCTCCTGCAGGGCGTCCGCGGACTCGGCGTGCCACCAGACCATGAAGTCGGCGTCGGCCCGCAGCCCGGCGACGTCGTAGACCCCGCGGACGACGACGTCCTTGGCGGCCAGCTGCTCGAACAGGGCCTCGACCTCGGTCGCGAGCGGCTCGCGCCGGGTGTCACCGAGCGGACGCTCCACCCGGAACACCGACCACATGGTGTACCGGACGATCGCGTTCAGGTCGCGGGCCCTGCGACGCGGGGTGTCAGGCTGGCTGTCAGGCATGGACCCATTGTTGACCCTGCGCGACCTCGGCGAGGACGCGGGTCGCGGCCCGTTCGCCGCTTTGGATGCAGGCCGGGATGCCCACGCCCTCGTAGGCGGCGCCGCACACGGCCAGGCCGGGCTGGGCCGCGACGGCCCGGCGGATCCGGTCCACCCGGTCCAGGTGGCCGACCGCGTACTGCGGCAGCGCGCCGCCCCACCGGGTAACCCTCGTGTCGATCGGGGCGTCCAGGATCCCGGTGGCGGCGGCCAGCTCGGACTGCGCCACCCAGGCCAGGTCGGCGTCGTCGCGCTGCAGGTCATGCTCCTCGCGGTGCCGGCCGACCGAGATCCGGACCGCGATCAGGTCGGGGTGCTGCTCGGCCAGCCAGCCCCACTTCGAGGTGGAGAAGGTGGCCGCCTTGATCACCCGCTGCTCGGACGGCGGGACCAGGAAGCCGGTCCCGTCCAGGCCGTGCGGCAGCGCCGCGCGGGGGAACACGAAGGTCACCACCCCGACGCTGGCGTACTCGATGGCGGCGAGCTCGGTCGCCGCGGTCGGCACCACGTCCCGCAGCAGCCGGCTGGTCGGCGTGGCCGGGGTGGCCAGCACCACCGCATCGGCGAACACGGACTCCGGCGCCCGGGCCGACCCGACGGTCAGCCGCCAGCCACCGGGACTGCGCCGCAGCTCGCGCACGGTCGCGCGGGTGCGGATGTGTGCTCCCGAGCCGGCCGCCACCGCGATTGGCAGCCGGCCCAGCCCGCCCCGCAGCGACGCGAAGGCCGGCCGGCCGATGCTTCGCCTGCGGCCGTTGCCGAGCACCTGCCGCACGCCGCGCAGCAGCGAGCGCTCGACCCGCACCGCGCCGGACAGCTGTGGCAGGGCGGCGTCCAGCGAGATGTCGTCCGCGTGGCCGGCGTACACCCCGCCGAGGATCGGCTCGACCAGCCGGTCGACGACCTCCCGGCCCACGCGGGCCGCGACGAACCGGCCGAGCGAGACGTCCGCACGCACCGGGGTGCTCGGCAGCAGATGGTCCAGCGGGATGCGGGCCAACGCGGGCACCGACAGCACCCCGCTGGCGGCCAGGGCGCGGAGGTCCCCCGGGATGCCCATGAGCTGGCCAGGTGGCAGCGGGCGCAGCCGGTTGCCGATCCACAGCGCCGCACCGGCGGTGCTCGCGTGCACGACGTCCGGGCCGAGCCCGACCGCATGGGTGAGGGTGACCGCCTCGTGCCGGCGCAGCAGCATGGACTCGGCACCCTCGTCGAGGATGAGCCCACCGACCTCGCTGGTGCGCAGCTTGCCGCCGATGGCGTCCGAGCCCTCGAACACGGTGACCCGGACCGCGCCTCCGGACATCGCGTTGAGGTGCCAGGCCGCGGCCAGCCCGGCGATGCCGCCGCCGACGACGGCGACGTGCGGGCGGGTCTCCTCGTCCATGTCCCCAGGATCCCAGACTCGCCGCGGGATAGCCGCCTGGACCCGCGGAACCGGGCCGACGGGTGCCTGCGTCGAACGCGGTGCCGGGAGCGCGTGGCTCCACGTCGAAGGGAACCGGCCATGGGTATCGGAACTCGACGGATGGGCCTGGGGGTGCTGGTGCTCGCCGTGGCCGTCACGGTGGCCGGCTGCGGCGGCACGGCACGGGACGTGACCGGCAGCAGCGGTGGGCCGGCGTCCATCACCGGCGTCGACACAGCGACCGCGCCCCGGGACGCCGCCTCCGGGACGGCCGAGAAGGCGGCCACCGGACCGGCCAGCCAGGCAGCCGACCGGTCCGTGGTGCGCACTGCCAGCCTGCAGGTCCGGACCGACGGCGAGGTGCTGGTGGCCTCGCGTCAGGCGGCGTCGATCGCGCAGGCAGCGGGCGGGTTCGTGTCCGGGGAGAACACCGCCAGCGACCCCGCGCACCCCACCAAGACGGTCTCCGAGCTGGTGCTGCGGGTGCCGAACGCGCGGCTGGGCTCGGTACTGGACCAGCTCGGTGCGCTCGGCGCCCTGCTGCAGCAACGTCAGGACGCCACCGACGTCACCGGCCAGGTGGTGGACCTCAACGCCCGGCTGGCCTCTCAGCGGGCCAGCGTGGAACGGGTGCGGGCCCTGCTCGCGCGGGCCACCACGATCGGGGACGTCGTGCAGATCGAGGGCGAACTGGCCCGCCGGGAGGCCGACCTGGAGTCCCTCGAGGCGCAGGTCAAGCAGCTGGCCGACCAGACCTCGCTGGCCACGGTCACCGTGACCCTGGTCGGCCCGGACACCCCGGCACCGGTCGAGCCCAGGCCGGCCGGCTTCCTGGCCGGGCTGGCCGCCGGCTGGCACGCGTTCACCGCGGCCGGGACCTGGCTGCTCACCGCGGTGGGGGCGGCGCTGCCGTTCCTGCTGCTCGCGGGGCTCGGCGCTCTCGTGGTTGTCGCCGTCCGCCGCCGGCGCCCCACCCAGGCCCCCACTCCTCCCGCATGAAGGGACCACCCTTCTGTGCGTGCTGCCGCACAAACCCACCCTTCACGGCGTCCGGCGGCTACCCGGCTCGGCCGGATGAAGGGCGCGTCATTGCGGTGGTGCGCACAGAAGGGACCCTTCATGCACGAGGGAAACGATGCGGGACAGCACGTCAGGGTCGGTGCCGGGCAGCACCCCGTGGCCCAGGTTGAACAGGTGCCCCTCCAGCCCGGCCGCGTCGGCGAGGACCTGGCAGACCCGCTGCTCCACGGCGTCCCACGGTGCGAAGGCGACGGCCGGGTCCAGGTTGCCCTGCAGCGCCTTCCCCGGACCGACCCGCCGGGCCGCCTCGTCCAGCGGCACCCGGAAGTCGACCCCGACGACGTCCGCCCCGGCCTCGCCCATGAGCCCGAGCAGCTCCCCGGTACCCACCCCGAAGTGGATCCGCGGCACCCCGAGGTCCGCCACCGCGGCCAGCACCTTCGCCGAGTGCGGCTGCACGTAGCGGACGTAGTCGGCGGCCGGCAGCGCGCCCACCCACGAGTCGAACAGCTGGACGGCCGACGCCCCCGCGGCCACCTGCAGCCGCAGGAACTCCGCCGCGATCCCGGCCAGCCGGTCCAGCAGCTGGTGCCACAGCGCCTCGTCCCCGTACATCAGCGCCTTGGTGTGCTCGTGGTTGCGGCTGGGCCCGCCCTCGACCAGGTAGCTGGCCAGCGTGAACGGCGCGCCGGCGAAGCCGATGAGCGGCGTCCCGCCCAGTTCGCCCACCAGCTGCCGCACGGCCTGCGTCACCGGCTCGACGTCGTCCGGCTCCAGCGGCCGCAGCCGCAGCACGTCGGCCGCCGACCGGACCGGCTGGGCGACCACTGGGCCCACCCCGGCCACGATGTCGAGGTCGACGCCGACCGTCTTCAGCGGCAGCACGATGTCGCTGAACAGGATCGCGGCGTCCACGCCGTACCGCCGCACCGGCTGCAGGGTGATCTCGGTAACCAGGTCCGGCC includes these proteins:
- the ligD gene encoding non-homologous end-joining DNA ligase codes for the protein MAPIPAIELQVGQRTVRVSNPDKVYFPQLGQAAGTKRHLVEYYVSVGDGVLRGLRSRPTYLQRFPDGVTGEEIYQKRLPTHAPDWIPTCRVAFPSGRHADALRVEEVAAVAWAANLGTVTFHPWHARCTDVDHPDELRIDLDPQPGTGFVDARRVATNLVHPIMDQLGWVGFPKTSGNRGVHVYVRIQPRWTFTQVRQAAIAFAREVERRAPMEVTTRWWKEERGAQVFVDYNQNARDRTIASAYSARRRADGLVSAPVTWAELPDVEAEDFTVVTMPGRFAELGDLHAAIDDVAHDITPLLEWYERDERQRGLTDLPYPPNYPKMPGEPKRVQPSRARAEDQPRR
- the msrB gene encoding peptide-methionine (R)-S-oxide reductase MsrB, encoding MSHRVEKSEKEWRQQLTREEYRVLREAATERAFTGEYVETDTTGVYTCRACGAELFRSAAKFESRCGWPSFYQPTDTDAVELVEDHSLGMDRVEARCASCGSHLGHVFEGEGYPVPTDQRWCINSVSLRLVPKDPTA
- a CDS encoding FAD-linked oxidase C-terminal domain-containing protein; the encoded protein is MDLPASSDLVELLGNALPDGAMVTDPDRVPSYTHDRSTGTPSGQPLAVVFARSTGQVQTVLRAAHALRVPVVPRGAGSGLAGGSNAVDGGIVLSLEKMDEVTRVHEHDGFADVQPGVLNTQLRDHVRPYGLWYAPDPASKDFCSIGGNVNTNAGGLCCVKYGVTRDSVLGLEVVLADGRVTHLGRRSVKGVAGYDLLGLMVGSEGTLGVVTQARLRLRPLPPPPTTVVGLFDDVVAAGRAVQTILATTTPSLLELMDRTTVRAVEAFQPMGLDTDAAALLLAQSDLPGAAGEAEADAMLAACETAGAVEGHRSTDPVEAEQLLGARRMAIHALEWLGDWLLDDIAVPRSRLAEAIARIEDVADRRGLTIGTFGHAGDGNLHPTVIYPRGDEEAAQRALLAFDDLLVLALELGGTVTGEHGVGLMKRRRLDDELDDAAVSLHHAVKRAWDPAGILNPGKALPLR
- a CDS encoding STAS domain-containing protein; protein product: MQSAPRFDGITDEAVLELTDDMVADGVATLRWELHDLVLAGARVLIVDVSQVEQLSSTAVAALLWTHRACRVRGGGVVLRRPNRRTLELLHRTGLWRVLQIEQSAPAGVSAAVS
- a CDS encoding response regulator transcription factor — translated: MSPPRLLVVEDDDHIRAALRLALEDEGYEVVEAASGEDGLVVAGQTPADVMLVDLMLGGMDGFSFIREIRRSSDVPIVVVSARADTHDIVAGLEAGADDYVTKPFQVKEISARLRALLRRTRGGADPGGDDEVVIDPGSGDHPPLVLAPGRGALLRGGEEVHLTLTEFRLLCELASAPGRVFSRASLLTRVWDRGFFGDERIVDVHVRRLRTKMEPDPGNPRFVMTVRGLGYRLDRA
- a CDS encoding HAMP domain-containing sensor histidine kinase codes for the protein MTEPRWHLRRPRGLRDRVTLAFSLAAFLISVVLAGSTYLAARTILIDQREGTATRQAYVDANFVRDRLTGSDTTVPGVLAALNPPSQSFALISSSSQWFTSALAIGPEALPSALRDLVQAGTPAHQRTTVGGVPAFVIGVPIPSVGADYYEVSQLTELDSALRVLSGVLLLAAAVTTGLGTFLGRRLSRLALQPLDAVAGTAAEIASGGLDTRLPPTNDPDLATIVGSFNSMVDALQQRIEREARFVGDVSHELRSPLTTLVTSVDVLQGRRDELPERSQRALDLVHAELDRFRRTLDDLLELARSEAGLDDKELGLVSLDELVRQTLLGSGRSTDLLQVVSPVVVRADKRRLERAVLNLLDNADRHGDGVVAVSVRTSGARALVLVDDAGAGVPAEERERIFERFARGPGGTRKSPGAGLGLALVDETARLHGGAVRCVDRPGGGARFVLSLPRAAR
- a CDS encoding GerMN domain-containing protein, with protein sequence MNVRRLRLVTGLLAGVLALAGCGVPVEVAPSPIDPSSVPFGLSDAGPSSETASPSPTTAVNAPTVYLVDATRPTTYLVPRSRSGELPTDSVGALQVVLLDLAQGPNADDRALGLTSAVPPGAVLTVAQLSNGTATIDMSGDFANPPVAEQPQFAGQIVLSATSVPGVDQVLLTSNGQQLQLPVADGSITGLPLTATDYSSLLAPTSASSSPSG
- the hemQ gene encoding hydrogen peroxide-dependent heme synthase — encoded protein: MPDSQPDTPRRRARDLNAIVRYTMWSVFRVERPLGDTRREPLATEVEALFEQLAAKDVVVRGVYDVAGLRADADFMVWWHAESADALQEAYQRLRRTGLGRACSPVWSVAALHRPAEFNKSHVPAFLAEEEARAYVCVYPFVRSYDWYLLPDDERRAMLAEHGQMARGYPDVRANTVSAFALGDYEWVLAFEADELHRIVDLMRHLRASRARLHVREEVPFYTGRRRPVTELVADLP
- the hemG gene encoding protoporphyrinogen oxidase codes for the protein MDEETRPHVAVVGGGIAGLAAAWHLNAMSGGAVRVTVFEGSDAIGGKLRTSEVGGLILDEGAESMLLRRHEAVTLTHAVGLGPDVVHASTAGAALWIGNRLRPLPPGQLMGIPGDLRALAASGVLSVPALARIPLDHLLPSTPVRADVSLGRFVAARVGREVVDRLVEPILGGVYAGHADDISLDAALPQLSGAVRVERSLLRGVRQVLGNGRRRSIGRPAFASLRGGLGRLPIAVAAGSGAHIRTRATVRELRRSPGGWRLTVGSARAPESVFADAVVLATPATPTSRLLRDVVPTAATELAAIEYASVGVVTFVFPRAALPHGLDGTGFLVPPSEQRVIKAATFSTSKWGWLAEQHPDLIAVRISVGRHREEHDLQRDDADLAWVAQSELAAATGILDAPIDTRVTRWGGALPQYAVGHLDRVDRIRRAVAAQPGLAVCGAAYEGVGIPACIQSGERAATRVLAEVAQGQQWVHA
- a CDS encoding DUF4349 domain-containing protein, with amino-acid sequence MGIGTRRMGLGVLVLAVAVTVAGCGGTARDVTGSSGGPASITGVDTATAPRDAASGTAEKAATGPASQAADRSVVRTASLQVRTDGEVLVASRQAASIAQAAGGFVSGENTASDPAHPTKTVSELVLRVPNARLGSVLDQLGALGALLQQRQDATDVTGQVVDLNARLASQRASVERVRALLARATTIGDVVQIEGELARREADLESLEAQVKQLADQTSLATVTVTLVGPDTPAPVEPRPAGFLAGLAAGWHAFTAAGTWLLTAVGAALPFLLLAGLGALVVVAVRRRRPTQAPTPPA
- the hemE gene encoding uroporphyrinogen decarboxylase; amino-acid sequence: MSPAAASSSAVHDSAFLRACRRESVPHTPVWFMRQAGRSLPEYRRLREGVGMLESCLRPDLVTEITLQPVRRYGVDAAILFSDIVLPLKTVGVDLDIVAGVGPVVAQPVRSAADVLRLRPLEPDDVEPVTQAVRQLVGELGGTPLIGFAGAPFTLASYLVEGGPSRNHEHTKALMYGDEALWHQLLDRLAGIAAEFLRLQVAAGASAVQLFDSWVGALPAADYVRYVQPHSAKVLAAVADLGVPRIHFGVGTGELLGLMGEAGADVVGVDFRVPLDEAARRVGPGKALQGNLDPAVAFAPWDAVEQRVCQVLADAAGLEGHLFNLGHGVLPGTDPDVLSRIVSLVHEGSLLCAPPQ